In the genome of Candidatus Kapaibacterium sp., the window ATAGTTAGTGTATCATCTTTGTTACAACTAACGACTATATTACAGATTTATCCCTATCCGTAAATTATAACAAAGACGGGACATGAAACTCCGAACTATGATTTTTTTGATTTGAATGATTTTTATGATTTTTTTTTTCCGTCAGGTGAAACAACTGATGGGATAAAAACATCTGTACTACTTGTGTTATAGATATGTAACCGCTTCGCGGTAAAATAATTAAAAAGAAACATTGTATTATAGATATGTAACCGCTTCGCGGTAAAAATACAACTTGATGTCTTTACCCCGAAGGGGTTGTATATCTATAACTATGCTACAAACGAGTTTGATTTTTACCCCGAAGGGGTTATATTCAACTTTTTATTCCATTTTTCATAATCATCTTAATCACAAAAATCACATAAATCATAGTTCAGACAATTTGCTTACTGTACCGTCAGTTGTTCCAAAGTTAGTGTATCATCTTTGTTACAACTAACGACTATATTACAGATTTATCCCTATCCGTAAATTATAACAAAGACGGGACATGAAATGTTTGTGAAAGTCTGACAGATGAAGACTTCGGAAGTCTAATTTTTGAAGTTTTCTGAGTTTTGTGTCCTAAGCGCTGGTCATTCTGAAGCCGAAGGCGAAGAATCAAGTATTCGATAAAGACATGGATTCTTCACATTCGTTCAGAATGACAAACAAAACTCTTTGGCGTTCTTTGCGGTTAAAATGTATTGGTTAATCCTAAAATTTTTCTTAACACCCCCTAACCGCCTCTTAATTGAGGGGGAAAGGCGTTTGGGGGATTTTTAAATTTCGCCCAAGCTTAAAACGTGGGTTATGTTTGTTTTTAAAGAGCTTGATTAGAAAGTGAAGGCTATCTTAAAAATTTGGGCCCAGTTTGTAAATGCGACTAATCTCCATCCCAAAAATCCGCCGAATCCAATAAAAGTTAGTCCGGCAAATTGCTTGATACGCACCATTGAAGTTTCGGAAAGTTTGTGTTTGTTTCGCATTACAAAATAAGCGAGAAGAAATAACCATGAAAAATTCCCGATTCCAAATCCAATCGAAAACAACATATTAGTCCCAAAAGAGGATACGAACAAGTCCAATTTGTTTACCCATGCTGTCATTACCATAAGTGTTGACATAAAGGTTGGGTTAGCGATATTAGTCAATGCCATTGCAACGCCCAACAAAAATGGTCCACGGCTTTTGAGTGTAGATATAAATGAAGGTGCTTTATTCAAGGTGGCTTCGTCAGTTTCGATTTTTTTCTTTTTGAATTGAGACAAGCCAAAATATACTAACAAGGCTACGATTACGATTTGGATAGTGAGGTATATCAGAGGATTTGAATCTAAAAAATTGCTTAAAGAGTCTAAAACGGCTGTGGCGGCAAATATGGCAATCACACAATATACTGTATCCATAAGTGCTGTGCCGATGGAGAGCTCAAAACATTCCCTACGTCCGTTTTGAAGTCCAACCTTGACACAAGCCATAGCTACAGGTCCCGGCGGCATTGCCAAGATAAATCCAATTACTGCACCTATGATTATTGCTGTTAGCATTTTATTCCCATATTTAATTCCAGCACTATAACAATTAAACGAAAGAAAATCAAAAAGTGTGTAGAAAACATGACACAAAGTATTAATTTTTTTCAAACTCACCAAATAAAAATATTTACATTAAGAAATTTTAACCATTTCTTCATTCATAAAAAATAGAAATTAACATTTTGTATAATTAAACTTTTTTGTAATATTTGAAAGTAGAGTTTTGATTTTTTCAATAATCTTATTTTGAATGAGCGACAAGAAAGAATTATTAAAAGCACTTGGTTTATATACAACGATTGCAATAGTTGTGGGAGCCGTAATTGGCTCGGGTATTTTCAAAAAGCCGTCAGTAATGGCAATGTACTTGGGCTCTCCGGAGCTTGTGATGCTAATATGGATTGTCGCAGGCTTGATTACCTTAGCAGGTGCATTGACTAATGCCGAAATCGCAGGAATGATTACCGAAACAGGCGGACAATATGTTTACTTTCGGAAAATGTACGGTGATTTGACTGCCTACTTGTACGGATGGGCGCTTTTGGCAGTCATTCAAACGGCTTCGATTGCATCTATCGCGTACGTTTTTGCTGAATATAGCGAATACTTTTTCCGACTTCCGCGATTTGCGGCTGATATTGAGAATAATTTCAAATTATATATGCCTTTCGTTGGTGCAATTTATCCACTGAAAAATGTTGGCGTGAAGATGCTGACTTCCGGGGTAATCATCTTTCTCACGATTGCGAATTATTTCGGCATCAAAAACGGCGGACGGATAGCCGTCACATTCACTGCAACTAAAGTGCTGGCAATTTTGTTGCTGATTTTTGCCGGTTTTGCTTTTGGGAACGGCTCAACAGACAATTTGACAAACGACATTCCGAATTTTTCATTTGCGGGGCTTGGGATACTGGGAGGCGTTGTAGCAGCATTGTCGGCAGCATTTTGGGCTTATGACGGTTGGAACAATGTCACCTACATTGCCGGTGAAGTGAAAAATCCGGCTCGAAACATTCCGTTGGCACTGACGATTGGGACTGTGATTGTAATCGTAGTGTATGTATTGACAAATCTATCGGTATTTTATGTATTGCCGATTGAAATCGCTGCCCAATCACATCTTGTTGCGGCTGATGCTGCGGAACGAGCTTTAGGGCCCATCGCCGCAGGAGTAGTTACGGCGCTTGTGATGATTTCGACATTTGGCACAGCCAACGGCACAATCATGGTAAGTGCACGAGTATATTTTGCAATGGCACGACGCAAAGTCTTCTTTTCGGGGCTTGGGCAAGTACACGAAAAGTACAGAACTCCGGCAAACGCTTTGATTTTGCAATGTATTTGGTCTTGCGCTTTTGTTTTTAGCGGTTCCTTTGATGATTTGACTGATATGCTCATTTTTGTCTCTTGGATATTCTATGGTATTGGTGCGTATGGAGTTATCGTACTTCGCAAGAAGATGCCCGATGTCCACCGACCATATAAAGTACCTTTTTATCCCATATTACCGATACTATTTGTCATTTTTTCCCTTATTTTTGTAATATTGACTTTATTTAATGATGTTAGTAATTACATTAATGGCGAAAGTGAAATGATAAATTCAGTTTGGGGCTTATTAATGGTTTTAATTGGGATTCCGATATTTTATTATTATAGAAAAAGAAACAAAGAATGAAAATTGTGGTAACTTGCGGAGATGTTAATGGCATTGGTTTGGAAACTTTACTGAAATCCGCCGATGTTATGTCATCAAATTTATTTTTTAGAGATACAGAGTTTTACCTTTCTTGCAATACTCAATCATTGCTGGAATATGCTCAAAAAATTGGTTATGATATTGAAATTTTGAACGAGCGCGTTATCGTGTCAGACCATTACATGAAGATACTCGAGTGTGATAACTACTCTCCTGTTCAATTTGGGAAAGTGACTCGGAATGCGGGCTCGCTTTCTGTCGAATCGCTCGAAAAAGCAATTGTACACACGCTCAATCACAAATTTGACGCATTGGTCACATTGCCAATCAGCAAAGAATCTGCTTATCTTGCAGGTTTCAAATATCCCGGGCAAACCGAGATGTTGGCTGAAAAATCGAAAGTAACGTCGCCTTTGATGATATTATTCAAAGATGATTTGAGAGTAGCATTGGCTACAATTCACGAACCATTGCGTACTGTACCCGATTTGATAACGAAAGAAAAGCTAACTGCACTGATTACTCAGTTCAATAATTCGTTGAGGATTGACTTTGGGATTGACAAACCAAAAATTGCAGTGCTTGGGCTGAATCCTCACGCCGGCGAAAATGGCAAAATTGGGATGGAAGAAAACACTATCATCAGCGTAGCTTTAGAGCAATTAAAAACGGGAGGGGTTCTGGTTCGTGGACCATATCCTGCAGACGGATTTTTCGCACATGGTGATTACAGAAATTTTGATGGTATTGTGGCGATGTATCATGACCAGGGCTTAGTGCCGTTGAAGTTGTTAGCACATGGCACAGGAGTTAATTTTACTGCAGGTTTGCCGGTCGTTCGGACTTCACCCGACCACGGCACAGCCTATGGAATTTCGGGCAAAGGTATTGCATCACCGAATTCATTGATTGCAGCACTTATATCAGCCGTCAAAATTGTTAAAGCTCGAAAAAATCACAAAAATTAATCTTTTTTTTTAGAAAATTAACAGAAAATCGCATTTTTTTTGATAACTTAGTAATCTATACTAATCAATTTTGAATATTTAATTTTGGAGTTTAAAATGAGTTCCCTGATACATGAAATTTACGGAAGACAAATCCTTGATTCTCGTGGCAATCCTACTATCGAATGTGAAGTAGTTCTCGAAGACGGTTCGTTTGGAACTGCTGCTGTTCCTTCAGGAGCAAGCACCGGAGAACACGAAGCACACGAATTACGCGACGGCGACGATAGCAATTACATGGGTTTAAGCGTTGGCAAAGCTGTCGAAAACATTAACGATACAATCGCAGAATCGCTCGAAGGAATGGACGCCACTGAGCAAAGACAAATTGACGACATGCTTTTAGAATTAGACGATACGGATAACAAGTCCAAACTTGGCGCCAATGCTATTCTTGCGGTTTCCTTAGCAACAGCAAAAGCTGCGGCAGAATATTACGGTATGCCACTATACAGATATTTGGGCGGTATCAGAGCTGAAATGTTGCCTGTGCCTATGATGAACATACTAAACGGCGGCAAACACGCTGATAACAACGTTGACATTCAGGAATTTATGATTATGCCCGTCGGTGCAGATAATTTTTCCGATGCACTCAGAATGGGTACTGAAATTTACCATCATCTGAAATCTGTTCTCAAATCGAAAGGTTACAGCACAACAGTCGGTGATGAAGGTGGATTTGCGCCATCACTCAAATCGAATGAAGAAGCCCTTGATGTCATTCTTGCGGCAATTGTAGCTGCAGGTTACAGACCAAATGATGACATTTTACTGGCTTTGGACGTTGCTGCAAGCGAAATGTACGTTGACGGCAAATACAAAATGTTCAAATCCTCAGGCAATATGCTTACATCGCAAGAAATGATTAAATGGTATGTTGATTTGTGCAACAATTACCCGATTATTTCGATTGAAGACGGGCTTGGCGAAAACGATTGGGAAGGCTGGGGAATGATGACTGAAGAATTAGGCGAAAAGATTCAAATCGTAGGCGATGATATTTTCGTTACTAATCCTGCATTCCTTTCACGCGGAATCGAAGAAGGCGTAGCAAATTCGATTTTGATTAAATTGAACCAAATCGGAACATTGACTGAAACGATTGATACAATTCATTTGGCTCAAAAATACGGCTATTCCACAATCATATCGCATCGTTCGGGCGAAACTGAAGATTCGACAATTGCCGATTTGGCAGTAGCTATGAATGCCGGACAAATCAAAACCGGTGCACCTTGCCGTAGCGATAGAGTCGCAAAATATAACCAACTGCTGAGAATCGAAGACGCTCTCGGAGCAGCAGGTATTTATGCAGGGCGCAGCATTATAAGCTAAGAAACATAATTTGTACAAAAAATAGACAGAATATATTATGATGATAAAATTCGGAACTGATGGCTGGCGCGGTCTGATAGCCAGAGATTTTACTTTTGAAAATGTCCAAAAAGTAGCATTGGCTACTGCACGACTGATTATAAAATCTAACCCGAACTCTAAAAATTATTCGGCAGTGATTGGCTATGACACGCGATTTTTGTCTAAGCAATTCGCTATCGAAACGGCTTGTGTGTTGGCATGGCAGGGCATTACGGTTTATTTGACCGATGATATTGCTTCGACGCCGCAAGTATCGTATCATACAAAGCAAAAAAATGTAGATTTGGGCATTGTGATTACGGCGAGCCATAATCCTCCGCTTTATAATGGGTATAAAATCAAAGCGAATTTTGGAGGTCCTGCCAAACCTGAGGACATTGCGAAATTGGAACTTGAATTGAAAAAGATTTGGAATAAGCCACCACTGATGAAATTCAGAACTTTGGAGGAATATACCAAACTGAAATTGATTCGCTTGTTTTCATCAGCAGATTCATATTTGAGGCTTTTGAAGCGAAAAATTGACCTTGAAGCAATCAATAAATCGAAGTTCAAAGTTTTGTTCGACCCTATGTATGGCGCCGGAATCAACACGATGAAGCACCTTTTGCCGAATGCAGATGAGATTCACAGTACATACAACCCTTCTTTCGGTGAAATTGACCATCCGGAGCCAATCGGCGAATGTCTGGGGATTTTGATGAGC includes:
- the eno gene encoding phosphopyruvate hydratase; this encodes MSSLIHEIYGRQILDSRGNPTIECEVVLEDGSFGTAAVPSGASTGEHEAHELRDGDDSNYMGLSVGKAVENINDTIAESLEGMDATEQRQIDDMLLELDDTDNKSKLGANAILAVSLATAKAAAEYYGMPLYRYLGGIRAEMLPVPMMNILNGGKHADNNVDIQEFMIMPVGADNFSDALRMGTEIYHHLKSVLKSKGYSTTVGDEGGFAPSLKSNEEALDVILAAIVAAGYRPNDDILLALDVAASEMYVDGKYKMFKSSGNMLTSQEMIKWYVDLCNNYPIISIEDGLGENDWEGWGMMTEELGEKIQIVGDDIFVTNPAFLSRGIEEGVANSILIKLNQIGTLTETIDTIHLAQKYGYSTIISHRSGETEDSTIADLAVAMNAGQIKTGAPCRSDRVAKYNQLLRIEDALGAAGIYAGRSIIS
- a CDS encoding LysE family transporter, which codes for MLTAIIIGAVIGFILAMPPGPVAMACVKVGLQNGRRECFELSIGTALMDTVYCVIAIFAATAVLDSLSNFLDSNPLIYLTIQIVIVALLVYFGLSQFKKKKIETDEATLNKAPSFISTLKSRGPFLLGVAMALTNIANPTFMSTLMVMTAWVNKLDLFVSSFGTNMLFSIGFGIGNFSWLFLLAYFVMRNKHKLSETSMVRIKQFAGLTFIGFGGFLGWRLVAFTNWAQIFKIAFTF
- a CDS encoding phosphoglucomutase/phosphomannomutase family protein, whose translation is MMIKFGTDGWRGLIARDFTFENVQKVALATARLIIKSNPNSKNYSAVIGYDTRFLSKQFAIETACVLAWQGITVYLTDDIASTPQVSYHTKQKNVDLGIVITASHNPPLYNGYKIKANFGGPAKPEDIAKLELELKKIWNKPPLMKFRTLEEYTKLKLIRLFSSADSYLRLLKRKIDLEAINKSKFKVLFDPMYGAGINTMKHLLPNADEIHSTYNPSFGEIDHPEPIGECLGILMSKVVEGKYDIGIATDGDADRLGLVDHEGSFVDSHRIFMIMLKYLYEHKKKRGAVAKTVSLTTMVNMYCEKNNIKLHETPVGFKHIAKLMNEEKILIGGEESGGLSSILHIPERDGLFNALLVLEIMAKRKMSLKALCDELDQEFGIHRFSRRDVYVTEEVKTAILNAANKKPKKLGRFEVLNIHDTDGYKFFVDGGWLLIRASGTEPLIRFYAEANTVTKVNQLLDAGLKLK
- the pdxA gene encoding 4-hydroxythreonine-4-phosphate dehydrogenase PdxA codes for the protein MKIVVTCGDVNGIGLETLLKSADVMSSNLFFRDTEFYLSCNTQSLLEYAQKIGYDIEILNERVIVSDHYMKILECDNYSPVQFGKVTRNAGSLSVESLEKAIVHTLNHKFDALVTLPISKESAYLAGFKYPGQTEMLAEKSKVTSPLMILFKDDLRVALATIHEPLRTVPDLITKEKLTALITQFNNSLRIDFGIDKPKIAVLGLNPHAGENGKIGMEENTIISVALEQLKTGGVLVRGPYPADGFFAHGDYRNFDGIVAMYHDQGLVPLKLLAHGTGVNFTAGLPVVRTSPDHGTAYGISGKGIASPNSLIAALISAVKIVKARKNHKN
- a CDS encoding amino acid permease, with protein sequence MSDKKELLKALGLYTTIAIVVGAVIGSGIFKKPSVMAMYLGSPELVMLIWIVAGLITLAGALTNAEIAGMITETGGQYVYFRKMYGDLTAYLYGWALLAVIQTASIASIAYVFAEYSEYFFRLPRFAADIENNFKLYMPFVGAIYPLKNVGVKMLTSGVIIFLTIANYFGIKNGGRIAVTFTATKVLAILLLIFAGFAFGNGSTDNLTNDIPNFSFAGLGILGGVVAALSAAFWAYDGWNNVTYIAGEVKNPARNIPLALTIGTVIVIVVYVLTNLSVFYVLPIEIAAQSHLVAADAAERALGPIAAGVVTALVMISTFGTANGTIMVSARVYFAMARRKVFFSGLGQVHEKYRTPANALILQCIWSCAFVFSGSFDDLTDMLIFVSWIFYGIGAYGVIVLRKKMPDVHRPYKVPFYPILPILFVIFSLIFVILTLFNDVSNYINGESEMINSVWGLLMVLIGIPIFYYYRKRNKE